Below is a genomic region from Acidobacteriota bacterium.
CACGTTGGCGGCGAAGGCAAACTGAGTGGCCACCGGTGACGGCAGCACGCCGGCCGACCATTTCACGACGGGTGGGTCGGGATAGAAATCATAGAATGAAAAACTGGCTGACACGTTGACGGGCTGGGAGGTCTCGGCCTTGGCCCAGCCCACTTTCAACGGATCGATGACTCCGGTGAAGAAGAATTTGGTGCTGTAAGGTTGCAAAGTGAAGGTGAAGGTGCTGTTGTCACCGCCGCCGCCGTCGAAGCTGCGCAGGTCGACGACCCAGGGGGCGCCGGTCTCATTGAAAAATTTCAATGTGACCTGGGTGGCGGTGGCTTGAACATTGTTGAACCAGAATTCGCTGCCGAAAATAAAGCCGCCGTCCACGACGTGGGGGAAGTAATACACGGAATTCTGGGCGCCGGCGGCGGCGCCCAGCGCGATCGCCAGACTGCAGACCAACACCACATACAGCGGAACATGCTTGTCCATGCCGTCCTCCTAATTCTGAACTGCTGAGTGAGACGGCCAGAGTTAATGATTTATGTGATACTATTCACCACGCGTCCGGGCACGCTGTCTCTTCTCGCCGAAGGCGGTGTATGGGGCTGGACGACCGGGATGTCCGGCGGCCGGGCATCCCGGAATGGGTGGCACAATCAGTCGGACGCCGGGCGCGGCCGGCGGCTCAGCGGACTTCGACGAACATCCGGTAGAACGATTGGCGGCCGTATGTGGCGTCGGCGCTGGCGCACTCGATGCGGTGCGTGCCCGAGAGCGTAGCCGTGTAAATGAAGCGGGGGTCCAGCAGGCCGGTGGTGTCGGTCATGAGCGCGACAAAATCCGTCGGGTCGTACAGCAACATTCCGGTGTCGAGCGGCGAGCCCAGTGCGTTGGCCAGGAAGGTCACGTAGAGGGTCTCGCCGGCCGACAGATAGAGGGAGAAGAAGTCGAGGTCGGGCCCGTCCACGGCGGAATTCAGGGTGCCGATGATTTCCACCGGCGGGAAGATGGGCTGCGCCTCCGCCAGGGAGTTGTTGTACTCCAGATCGTAGAAGGTGTTGTACCGGAAGGTGGATTCGGGCTGCACGGCCACGGTGCTGTACACGTCGCTGTGGTCGTTCCAGATGTGCTTGAGCGCCAGCACCGAAATGTTCACGTTGCTGCTGAGGCGGACGATGCCGTGGAACCGGGTGCCCCACGCCACGTCGTTGAACAGCTCCGACAGGAACCGTGAATAGTGGCCGCCCACCGGCACCGTGATGGTCTTGGTGCTCACCGGCGCGCCGCCGGCGGTCGGGATCAGCGCGGCGGTGATGGTGGCGTCGGCGTCCTCGATGTCCGTAATGCTCGGGTTGACGATGGCGAAGCCCATGTCGACCTTCGTGCTATCGATCACATCCTCCACCGGCGCCACGTTGGCGGCGAAAGCGAACTGAGTGGCCACCGGCGACGGCAGCACGCCGGCCGACCAGATGACCTCAGCCGGGTCGGGACCGAAGTCGTAGAACGAGAAGCTGGCGGACGTGTTGATGGGCTGCGACGCCACTGCCTTGGCCCAGCCCACTTTCAGCGGATCGACGCACCCGGTGAAGAAATACCGGGAGCTGTACGGTTGCAACGTGAAGGTGAAGGTGCTGTTGAAGCCGCTGCTCCCGTCGAAGCTGCGCAGATCGACGGTCCAGGGGGCGCCGGTCTCGTCGTAAAACTTCAGGGTGATGGTGGTGGGCGTGGCCTGGACATTGTTGAACAAGAACTCGCTGCCGAAGAGGTACCCGCCGTCGACGACGTGGGGGAAATAGTAGACGGAATTCTGGGCGCCCGCGGTGACGCTCAAGGCGGCGGCCAGGCCGCCGATCAGAACAAGACGCATCAGGATGTCGGTGTTCATGACCTACTCCTTCCAGGCGGAAAATTTAACCAATGGGTTGCATGATACTTATATTATTATACTACTAGTGTGTCACTCGCCGGCGCATGAGCATTTCCACAACTCCCGTCGGACGGCAATCGATCAGCGCCGGCCAAATCAGCCGGGACGCCAATCACCACGTGAAGGTGAACTCCAACGGTTCCGGTGAGGGCAGCACGCCGGCGGGCGGCGCCAGACGGATGTACAGGGGGATGCTACCGTCCGGGGCGGCTGCGGCGGCCTTCACCGACAGCTCCGCCGGGGCGCCCCCGCCGGCGGCGGCGAACAGCAGGGCCAGCGCGTCGGCCACTTCGTCCGCGACCGCCCCGGGCTGCAGCGTGCCGGCGGCTTCGTGGAGCTGGATCAGGAACGCCACCAAGCGGTTCAGGTAGAGCACAGGCTCCAGCCGCTGGCCGCTCACGGTGACGGCGTGTGGCAGGAACGCCTCGACCCGGCCCGGTTCCACCGCCAGCGGCGCGATGCCCGCCGCCTTGAATTGCTGCAGCCGCTCGCGGGGGAACACGGCGGCGGTGGGGGTGGGGCGGTCGCCGGTGTCGATGCCGGGCAGCCCGCGCAGGGCGACCTGGCGCCATTCGGCCAGGTGCGTGGGCCAGCCGAAGCGGGCCACGCTCTGGGCGGCCAGGGCACCGGCGGCCCACGCGGGGCTCAGCCAGAGCGGTTCCGTCTCGTCGCATGCGGCGATCCCGTGGCCCAGCTCGGACCGGTGGGGCTCCCGGCCGGCGAACGGGTTGCAGGTGGCCGTCAGCCAGGCGCCGCCGGGTTGCTCCGCCAGGTGCCGCCACTTGGCGAACGCCGCGTCCTCCAGGTAGTTGGGCAGGTGGGGGAGTCGGGTGATCTCGGGCCAGGCGGACAGGTGGAAAAAGGCCGGAGCTAGTTCCACGACCAGCGGCGCCTGCAGGGCGTCGGCGCAGCCGGCCGCCCGCTCCAGCAGTTCCAGGCTGCGGGGCGAGCTGTCGAAGGGTAACGCCACCAGGATCAGGTTGGGCGGCGCCGCGGCCAGTTCACGGACCAGCAGGTCCAGCGCCTCGGCCAGCGTATCCGCGGCGGCCGGCACGATCCGGAAGCGGAGGCCGTCGCCCAGCGGGAACGGCCCCTGGCGGGTGAGCGTGGCCAGCCCGCGCCAGGCCGCCTCGGCCGTCCGGAAACCGGCGTCGGCGAACACGGCGGAGAGAATGCGGCCGAGCAGCACGTCCAGTTGGTCCGGCCAGGTGGAGGCGCGGTGGTCTGTCGGCGACGGCGCGGCGGGCGCCGCCGCCTCGCCGGGAAGGGCGATCATGGAGAAGATGTCGTCAATGGCCTCGTTTCGGGCGCGGGCGACCGCCGCCTCGCCGCTGGGCGGCGGAGGGGGGATGGGCAGCCCGGGCCAGCGGGAGGTGGCCTCGGCGTATACCTCCTGGGGATCGGCGCGCCTGGCCAGCGCCTTTCGGATGTGCTGGGCGGCCTCCCGGTAGGCGGTCAGCCCCGGCACGTTCCGGGCGATCTGTTCGGGCCGGAAGTCACGCAGTTGGCGGACAGGCACCTCGATGCGGGCAGCGGGGAACAGCTCCCTGGGCACGGGCACGGCGAGAACGGCGCCGAGGTCGGTCAGGGCGGTGTCGAGCTCGTCCGTGGCGTAGGACCGGCTCAACCTCGGCGCGGCGGACGGCGCGAAGGGAGCGACGGCGACTACCTGGTAGGGCACGGGAGGGATCCGTTGCATGGCGATGTCCTTTCCGTCGATTTGCCCCTATTCTACAACAATCGGGTGCCCATTATCTTGATCGAGCTCGTAATCGTACTCGTGATCGTACCCATGATCGTAATCGAACCGTTTTAAGGTTTGAAAGTTCGAAAGTTCCAAGTTCGCAGGTCCTAAACGGTTGATCGTTGATAGTTGCTCTGTCTCCCGATTCACCGATTCACCGACTTACCGATTCACCGATCTCGCATGGCACCATCAATCGGTCGGCAAAATGGAGATACCGCGAGCGGGAGGGAGCGGCGGAAAGGGGCCGTCGCGGTATCTCACGGCGGGCGCTGCACCACTCCGTCGGCGTCCACGGCGGGGAGCGGTGCAGGGGGGCATCCGCCGCGGACGATGGAATGGTGTCGCGAGCTCCGGGAGCCTTGCGGAGAGGGCTTTCGCGCCGCTCCCTCCCGGTCGCGGTACCTCCTGCCTGCCCGCCGGCCAATCGTGCCCGTCATCGTGATCATCATCGAGGCTCGTTCCCGATCTTCGGACATCGGACATCGGATGTTGTTCCAGCACGATCCAGTTCGACTCCAAATAGCCAATAAAAGCCACTGAACCCGGCGGGGTGAACCCTGTGGGTGTCGGGCTCTGCCGTCCGACTGGCCGGGGAGACCTTCGGCCGGAGCCGGGGGGGGCGTTGTGCGACCGCCATGAAAATATATTGTTGTCTCTATTATATTGTAAATAAAGAAAATATGGATTCATCCGGTCCGTGCAGGACACCAACCGCCGAACACTTCGACGCGGATCCGTTTGTATAGGTAAGACCACTTTGGGGATGTTGCCATGGAGGATGAAACCAAGATCCGGATCGCGGCGCTGGCGCAGATGCTCTGGAAGGAATTCCGCACGGTCGTTGAGCTGCCGGACGCCGTGCCGGAAGCGGTGCGGCTGCAACTGATGGAAGAAGCGTATGCGGAAGTCCAGCTCGACGTGAACGAACCGTTCGATGACGATTGTCCCATCTGCCGGATGCTCGCCGCTGAAGGGAACTGGACGCGGCACTTCGATTTCTGCTCCGGGTGGTGCCCCGGCTGCCGGATCCTCGACTGGTGCGAGCCGGCCGGCAGGCGGCACTCGGCCGAGGAGATCGCCTGGATGAAGGAGCATGGGAGCTATCCGCCGGACTGGAGTCCGGCGGACGAGCTGACCCGTTATCACCTGGTGCAGGACCGGGCGCCGGCTGACGGCGCGGCCGGGAATTGAGGCGGGGCGAGCGGGCCGGCGTCAGTCGCAGAGGGCCACGAGCTCGATTTCCACGGCGCCGTCCAGGGGCAGCCGGGCCACCTGCACGGTGCTGCGGGCGGGCTTGCCGGCGCCCAGGTATTCGCCGTAGACGGCGTTGAACGCTTTGAAGTCGTTCATGTCGCGCAGGAAGCACGTGGCCTTAACCACCCGGTCCAGGGAGCTGCCGGCGGCGACCAGCACCGCCTTCAGGTTGGCGAAGACCTGGTGGGTCTGGACCGAGATGTCGCCGGTGAGAAGTTGACCGGTTTTCGGATCGATGGCCAGCTGGCCGGATGTGAAGACGAATCCGCCGGCTTTGATGGCCTGGGAGTACGGGCCGATGGCCGCCGGGGCGTCCGAGGTGTGCACGGTGGATCGGGTCATGGGGTGCTCCTAGGTTTTGGATTGCACGGGCCCACCGGAGTCGGGCCGCGGTTCCGCCGGGTGTCCGTTGCCGGACGGCGCCGGTGGCGGTTCCTCGCGTTTTGCTTTTTTGCCGTCGGCCGGGAGGGGCGGCGCCGTGGCCTGGCCGTTTACCGCCGGGGGCGCGTCCTCGCGCTTGCCCTTCTTGCCGTTGACCGGTTTGGGGGCCGGCGCGATGGTGGCCGCGGCCACCGGCGGAACGGCCTCGCCGTTCCGGACGGCGTCCGGGATGACCAGCTTGTCGGTGTCGGCGCCGATGAGCTCGCCGGCGGCTTCGGCGGCGGGTTGCGCCGGCTGGCCGAACTGCGCGTGAATGCCCGTCTGAGCCGGGTAGTCGATGCGCTTGTGGGTGGCCGTGGCCAGCGCCTTGGTCAGGACGGCGGTGATCCGCCGGAGCTCCGACAGGGTGAGCGGCGACTCGTCGAGCTGGGATTGGGTGAGCTTGTGGTTGATGATCTTCTCGATGGCCTTGCGGACGGTCTCCTCGGAATGGTCGGTGAGTACCCGCGACGCCGCTTCCACCGAGTCGACGACCATCAGGATCGTGGCCTCGCGGGAACGCGGCCGCGGCCCCGGGTAGGCGAAGTAGCTGCCGGAGATGCCGGCCGTCTCCGGGTTGTTCTTGGCCTTTTCGTAAAAATAATCCATCACCGTGGTACCGTGGTGCTGAGGGATGAAGTCGAGGATCTTGCGGGGCAGCTTGAACTTGCGGCCGAGCTCCACGCCCAGGATGATGTGCGATTTCAGGATCTTGGAGCTGGCGTACGGCGAGATCTTGTCGTGGGGATTGTCGCCCTGCGGGTTGATGTTCTCCACGAAATAGGTGGGGCGGAGCATCTTGCCGATGTCGTGGTAGTAGGCACCCACCCGGAGCAGCAGGGCGTTGGCGCCGATTTCGTTCGCCGCGATCTCGGCCAGGTTGGCCACGGCCAGCGAATGGTGATAGGACCCCGGCGCCTTCAGGTACAGCTCGCGGAGCAGAGCGGAATCCAGGTCGGTCAGCTCCATCAGCCGGAACGGAGAGACGTGGCCGAACACCTTCTCGAACACGGGGATCAAGAGCAGAGTCAGAATGCTGGAGAGTGGGCCGTTGAGAAACGCGCCGACGGCGTCCTGCTGAACGATGGCCGAGAGCAGGCGCTCCCCGGTCATGGGCACGATGGCGAGGTAGATGACCAGATTGGTGATCCCGACGGCCAGGCCGGTGGAGAAGACCTGGGAGCGCTTCTTCACGTTCTGCAGCCAGAACAGGGTGACGATGCCGCCGCTGAAGAGCACCAGCATGAGCTGGGAATCGAAATCGGACAAGATGGCCACAAAGATGGTGGTGAAGATCACCAGCGATGGTACGATCTTGTTATAAATGAGGATGTTGACCAGCATCGCCAGCATGGCCACCGGCACGTAATACACGGAGATGATGCCGGTGAGACTGGCGAACTTGGCCACCAGCAGCACGAGGAGAATGACCAGGAAGACGAACACCAGGTTTTTGTTTTCGTCCTCCCGGCTCTCCGAGGAGAATTGTCCGAACCAGAAGACCAGGATCAGGATCAGGAGCTGGTACACCACGTAATAGCCGGCCAGAGCGTAGAGGGCCGGCAGCCGGCGGCTGGCCCGGTACGCCTTGACCAGCTCCAGGTCGTCGATGGTGACGATTTTATTCCGGGCCAGCAGGGGTGAGTCTTGGGGCGAGTAGTGGATTTTCTTGAAGGAGAACGGGTAGGAGATCTTCAGGTTGATGGGGTACGCCTTGCCCGGCATCGGCTCGGGGAAGTAGTCCACCCAGAATTCAAACGTGGTGAGCAGCACCAGCAGCAGGGCGAAGAAAACGCTGATGATCCACTTGAAG
It encodes:
- a CDS encoding HDIG domain-containing protein, whose protein sequence is MDSQLLIFGLSLIAFVAVATTVFLLARQSTRERKRVTSILTSFDVPEEEMDTESEIKEIRSHQYRFYRISGFKWIISVFFALLLVLLTTFEFWVDYFPEPMPGKAYPINLKISYPFSFKKIHYSPQDSPLLARNKIVTIDDLELVKAYRASRRLPALYALAGYYVVYQLLILILVFWFGQFSSESREDENKNLVFVFLVILLVLLVAKFASLTGIISVYYVPVAMLAMLVNILIYNKIVPSLVIFTTIFVAILSDFDSQLMLVLFSGGIVTLFWLQNVKKRSQVFSTGLAVGITNLVIYLAIVPMTGERLLSAIVQQDAVGAFLNGPLSSILTLLLIPVFEKVFGHVSPFRLMELTDLDSALLRELYLKAPGSYHHSLAVANLAEIAANEIGANALLLRVGAYYHDIGKMLRPTYFVENINPQGDNPHDKISPYASSKILKSHIILGVELGRKFKLPRKILDFIPQHHGTTVMDYFYEKAKNNPETAGISGSYFAYPGPRPRSREATILMVVDSVEAASRVLTDHSEETVRKAIEKIINHKLTQSQLDESPLTLSELRRITAVLTKALATATHKRIDYPAQTGIHAQFGQPAQPAAEAAGELIGADTDKLVIPDAVRNGEAVPPVAAATIAPAPKPVNGKKGKREDAPPAVNGQATAPPLPADGKKAKREEPPPAPSGNGHPAEPRPDSGGPVQSKT
- a CDS encoding RidA family protein encodes the protein MTRSTVHTSDAPAAIGPYSQAIKAGGFVFTSGQLAIDPKTGQLLTGDISVQTHQVFANLKAVLVAAGSSLDRVVKATCFLRDMNDFKAFNAVYGEYLGAGKPARSTVQVARLPLDGAVEIELVALCD